The following are from one region of the Streptomyces rubrogriseus genome:
- a CDS encoding SHOCT domain-containing protein: MSSDALMTFKSHIEGKNADVTIYHDRVEWARGGMSAKKLTAGFLTGGASLLATGVRSSKAGTEMIPVKSISSVVTKRDGLLYTKVVVVASGNTIGFRVPHDSAPAVKALLTDLVLGKVPAPGQAPSATAHPVREAAPSRQASTPVEQLRQLAELRDAGILSEEEFLTKKTEILARM, from the coding sequence ATGTCCAGTGACGCACTGATGACCTTCAAGAGCCACATCGAAGGCAAGAACGCCGACGTGACCATCTATCACGACCGGGTCGAGTGGGCCCGGGGCGGCATGAGCGCCAAGAAGCTCACGGCGGGCTTCCTGACCGGTGGCGCATCGCTCCTCGCCACGGGGGTCCGTAGCTCCAAGGCAGGCACCGAGATGATTCCGGTCAAGAGCATCTCCAGCGTGGTGACGAAGCGGGACGGCCTGCTCTACACCAAGGTGGTCGTGGTGGCTTCGGGCAACACGATCGGCTTCCGGGTCCCGCACGACTCGGCTCCCGCCGTCAAGGCGCTCCTCACCGACTTGGTACTCGGAAAGGTTCCCGCACCCGGTCAGGCCCCTTCCGCCACCGCTCACCCGGTTCGGGAGGCGGCCCCCTCGCGGCAGGCGAGTACGCCTGTCGAGCAGTTGCGGCAACTGGCGGAGCTGCGAGACGCGGGGATCCTGTCGGAGGAAGAGTTCCTGACCAAGAAGACCGAGATCCTCGCCCGCATGTGA